The following proteins are co-located in the Escherichia fergusonii ATCC 35469 genome:
- the leuA gene encoding 2-isopropylmalate synthase, which produces MSQQVIIFDTTLRDGEQALQASLSAKEKLQIALALERMGVDVMEVGFPVSSPGDFESVQTIARQVKNSRVCALARCVEKDIDVAAESLKVAEAFRIHTFIATSPMHIATKLRSTLDEVIERAIYMVKRARNYTDDVEFSCEDAGRTPIADLARVVEAAINAGATTINIPDTVGYTMPFEFAGIISGLYERVPNIDKAIISVHTHDDLGLAVGNSLAAVHAGARQVEGAMNGIGERAGNCSLEEVIMAIKVRKDILNVHTAINHQEIWRTSQLVSQICNMPIPANKAIVGSGAFAHSSGIHQDGVLKNRENYEIMTPESIGLNQIQLNLTSRSGRAAVKHRMDEMGYKESEYNLDNLYDAFLKLADKKGQVFDYDLEALAFIGKQQEEPEHFRLDYFSVQSGSNDIATAAVKLACGEEVKAEAANGNGPVDAVYQAINRITDYNVELVKYSLTAKGHGKDALGQVDIVANYNGRRFHGVGLATDIVESSAKAMVHVLNNIWRAAEVEKELQRKAQHNENNKETV; this is translated from the coding sequence ATGAGCCAGCAAGTTATTATTTTCGATACCACATTGCGCGACGGTGAACAGGCGTTACAGGCAAGCCTGAGTGCGAAAGAAAAACTGCAAATTGCGCTGGCCCTTGAGCGTATGGGTGTTGACGTGATGGAAGTCGGTTTCCCCGTCTCTTCGCCGGGCGATTTTGAATCGGTGCAGACAATCGCCCGCCAGGTCAAAAACAGCCGCGTATGTGCGTTAGCTCGCTGCGTGGAAAAGGATATCGACGTGGCAGCTGAATCTCTGAAAGTTGCCGAAGCCTTCCGTATCCATACCTTTATTGCCACTTCACCAATGCACATTGCCACCAAGCTGCGTAGCACGCTGGACGAAGTGATCGAACGCGCTATCTATATGGTGAAACGCGCACGTAATTACACCGATGATGTTGAATTTTCTTGCGAAGACGCCGGGCGTACACCCATTGCCGATCTGGCGCGCGTGGTTGAAGCGGCGATTAACGCCGGTGCCACCACCATCAACATTCCTGACACCGTGGGCTACACCATGCCGTTTGAGTTCGCCGGAATCATCAGCGGCCTGTATGAACGCGTGCCTAACATCGACAAAGCCATTATCTCCGTACATACCCACGACGATTTAGGCCTGGCAGTTGGCAACTCACTGGCGGCGGTACATGCCGGAGCACGCCAGGTGGAAGGTGCAATGAATGGGATCGGCGAGCGAGCCGGTAACTGTTCGCTGGAAGAAGTAATCATGGCGATCAAAGTTCGTAAGGATATTCTCAACGTTCATACCGCCATTAATCACCAGGAAATATGGCGCACCAGCCAGTTAGTTAGCCAGATTTGTAATATGCCGATCCCGGCAAACAAAGCCATTGTTGGCAGCGGCGCATTCGCACACTCCTCCGGTATCCACCAGGATGGCGTGCTGAAAAACCGCGAAAACTACGAAATCATGACACCAGAATCTATTGGTCTGAACCAAATCCAGCTGAATCTGACCTCTCGTTCCGGTCGTGCGGCAGTAAAACACCGCATGGATGAGATGGGGTATAAAGAAAGTGAATATAATTTAGACAATTTGTACGATGCCTTCCTGAAGCTGGCGGACAAAAAAGGTCAGGTGTTTGATTACGATCTGGAGGCGCTGGCCTTCATCGGTAAGCAGCAAGAAGAGCCGGAGCATTTCCGTCTGGATTACTTCAGCGTGCAGTCTGGTTCTAACGATATTGCCACTGCCGCCGTCAAACTGGCCTGTGGCGAGGAAGTTAAAGCGGAAGCTGCCAACGGTAATGGTCCGGTCGATGCCGTCTATCAGGCGATTAACCGCATCACTGACTATAACGTCGAACTGGTGAAATACAGCCTGACGGCCAAAGGCCACGGTAAAGATGCGCTGGGTCAGGTGGATATCGTCGCTAACTACAACGGTCGCCGCTTCCACGGCGTCGGCCTGGCCACCGATATTGTCGAGTCCTCCGCCAAAGCCATGGTGCACGTACTGAACAATATCTGGCGCGCCGCAGAAGTCGAAAAAGAGTTGCAACGCAAAGCTCAACACAACGAAAACAACAAGGAAACCGTGTGA
- a CDS encoding MFS transporter translates to MKNKYVPTAAGLYLNYMLHGMGVLLITLNMAHLQQQWSTDAAGVSIVISSLGIGKLATLLTGFLSDRFGRKPFIYLGILSYLLFLVGILLTKNIYAAYVFGILAGLANSFLDSGTYPALMESFPNSASRANVLIKAFVSAGQFLLPFIISFLIWANLWFGWSFLIAAGLFVISGIYLVKMPFPDHRAKKETVAKTATVTAPQTNANTMDMLIFTLYGYIGMATFYLVSQWLAQYGQFVAGIPYASAIKLLSIYTVGSLTCVFVTAAFVKDVMSSAIAMIIYTTLSMVALLIVCLFPTPMVVTGFAFVIGFAAAGGVLQLGATIMAMSLPNGKGKATGIFYTAGSLASFTIPLITAKLSKISIASIMWFDLLIAVIGFVIALYIGYRQFQARAAQKTARVPAAA, encoded by the coding sequence ATGAAAAATAAATACGTCCCAACTGCGGCGGGGCTTTATCTCAACTATATGCTTCACGGCATGGGGGTGCTGTTAATCACCCTCAACATGGCGCATTTGCAGCAACAATGGAGCACCGATGCCGCAGGTGTTTCTATTGTGATCTCCTCGCTGGGGATTGGTAAGCTGGCAACACTATTAACCGGCTTCCTCTCTGATCGCTTTGGTCGTAAGCCGTTTATTTATCTCGGCATTCTCAGTTATCTGCTGTTTTTAGTCGGGATTTTGCTGACCAAAAATATCTATGCCGCCTATGTCTTCGGTATTCTGGCGGGCCTGGCGAACAGTTTCCTCGATTCCGGTACTTATCCGGCGTTAATGGAATCTTTCCCTAATTCTGCCAGTCGTGCGAATGTGCTGATCAAAGCATTTGTTTCTGCCGGGCAGTTCCTGTTGCCGTTTATTATCAGCTTCCTGATTTGGGCAAACTTGTGGTTTGGCTGGTCATTCCTCATCGCAGCCGGGCTATTTGTGATTAGCGGCATCTATCTGGTGAAAATGCCCTTCCCGGATCATCGGGCAAAAAAAGAAACTGTCGCAAAAACCGCAACAGTTACTGCACCTCAGACAAACGCCAATACCATGGATATGCTGATCTTTACGTTATATGGCTATATCGGCATGGCGACTTTTTATCTGGTCAGCCAGTGGTTAGCGCAGTATGGCCAGTTTGTTGCCGGGATCCCATACGCTTCTGCCATTAAATTGCTGAGCATTTATACCGTAGGATCACTGACCTGCGTGTTCGTCACTGCGGCGTTTGTCAAAGATGTGATGAGTTCAGCTATCGCAATGATCATCTACACTACTTTGTCGATGGTGGCGTTGTTGATCGTCTGCCTGTTCCCGACGCCGATGGTTGTCACCGGATTCGCCTTTGTCATTGGTTTTGCGGCAGCCGGTGGTGTCCTGCAACTTGGTGCCACGATCATGGCGATGAGCTTACCAAACGGTAAAGGCAAAGCGACGGGGATCTTTTACACTGCGGGTAGTCTTGCCAGTTTCACGATCCCATTGATCACGGCGAAACTGTCAAAAATTAGCATTGCCAGCATCATGTGGTTCGATCTCTTAATCGCCGTCATCGGCTTTGTGATAGCCCTTTATATCGGTTATCGTCAATTTCAGGCACGTGCCGCGCAAAAAACAGCCCGCGTTCCGGCTGCCGCCTGA
- the leuC gene encoding 3-isopropylmalate dehydratase large subunit: protein MAKTLYEKLFDAHVVYEAENETPLLYIDRHLVHEVTSPQAFDGLRAHGRPVRQPGKTFATMDHNVSTQTKDINACGEMARIQMQELIKNCKEFGVELYDLNHPYQGIVHVMGPEQGVTLPGMTIVCGDSHTATHGAFGALAFGIGTSEVEHVLATQTLKQGRAKTMKIEVQGKAAPGITAKDIVLAIIGKTGSAGGTGHVVEFCGEAIRDLSMEGRMTLCNMAIEMGAKAGLVAPDETTFNYVKGRLHAPKGKDFDDAVAYWKTLQTDEGATFDTVVTLQAEEIAPQVTWGTNPGQVISVNDNIPDPASFADPVERASAEKALAYMGLKPGIPLTEVAIDKVFIGSCTNSRIEDLRAAAEIAKGRKVAPGVQALVVPGSGPVKAQAEAEGLDKIFIEAGFEWRLPGCSMCLAMNNDRLNPGERCASTSNRNFEGRQGRGGRTHLVSPAMAAAAAVTGHFADIRNIK from the coding sequence ATGGCTAAGACGTTATACGAAAAATTATTCGACGCTCACGTAGTGTATGAAGCCGAAAATGAAACCCCGCTGTTATATATCGACCGCCATCTGGTGCATGAAGTGACCTCACCGCAGGCGTTCGATGGTCTGCGCGCCCACGGTCGCCCGGTACGCCAGCCGGGGAAAACCTTCGCTACCATGGATCACAACGTCTCGACTCAGACTAAAGACATTAATGCCTGCGGTGAAATGGCGCGCATCCAGATGCAGGAGCTGATCAAAAACTGCAAAGAGTTTGGCGTCGAACTGTATGACCTGAATCACCCGTATCAGGGGATCGTCCACGTAATGGGGCCGGAACAGGGCGTCACCTTACCAGGAATGACCATTGTCTGCGGCGACTCACATACCGCCACCCACGGCGCGTTTGGCGCACTGGCCTTTGGTATCGGCACTTCTGAAGTTGAACACGTACTGGCAACGCAAACCCTGAAACAGGGCCGTGCGAAGACTATGAAAATTGAAGTCCAGGGCAAAGCCGCGCCGGGCATTACCGCGAAAGATATCGTGCTGGCGATCATCGGTAAAACCGGCAGCGCAGGCGGCACCGGACATGTGGTGGAGTTTTGCGGCGAAGCAATCCGTGATTTAAGCATGGAAGGTCGCATGACCCTGTGCAATATGGCAATCGAAATGGGCGCGAAAGCCGGTCTGGTTGCACCGGACGAAACCACCTTTAACTATGTCAAAGGCCGTCTGCATGCGCCGAAAGGCAAAGATTTCGACGACGCCGTTGCCTACTGGAAAACTCTGCAAACCGACGAAGGCGCAACTTTCGATACCGTTGTCACTCTGCAAGCAGAAGAGATCGCCCCGCAGGTAACATGGGGAACTAATCCCGGTCAGGTGATTTCCGTGAACGATAACATTCCCGATCCGGCTTCGTTTGCCGATCCGGTTGAACGCGCGTCGGCAGAAAAAGCGCTGGCCTATATGGGGCTGAAACCGGGTATTCCGCTGACCGAAGTGGCTATCGACAAAGTGTTTATCGGTTCCTGCACTAACTCGCGCATTGAAGATTTACGCGCGGCAGCGGAAATCGCCAAAGGCCGGAAAGTCGCACCTGGCGTACAGGCGCTAGTAGTTCCCGGCTCTGGTCCGGTAAAAGCCCAGGCAGAAGCGGAAGGTCTGGACAAAATCTTTATTGAAGCCGGTTTTGAATGGCGCTTGCCCGGTTGCTCAATGTGTCTGGCGATGAATAACGACCGCCTGAATCCGGGCGAGCGTTGTGCCTCCACCAGCAACCGTAACTTTGAAGGCCGCCAGGGGCGCGGCGGGCGCACGCATCTGGTCAGCCCGGCAATGGCTGCAGCCGCTGCTGTGACCGGACATTTCGCCGACATTCGCAACATTAAATAA
- a CDS encoding shikimate dehydrogenase: MAERITGHTELIGLIATPIRHSMSPTMHNEAFAHLGLDYVYLAFEVDNQELKDVVQGFRALKLRGFNVSMPNKTEICQYLDNLSPAAQLVGAVNTVVNDDGILTGHITDGTGYMRALKEANIDVIGKKMTVLGAGGAATAICVQAALDGVKEISIFNKRDKFFPNAEQTVAKIRNNTDCEIHLFDLDDHDKLRAEIDCSVLLTNATGVGMKPFEGQMLLPDASFLRPDLIVSDVVYNPRKTHLLEVAENSGCRTINGLGMMLWQGAAAFEIWTGKEMPVDYIKSILF, from the coding sequence ATGGCAGAACGTATTACCGGGCATACTGAACTGATTGGGCTTATTGCGACACCTATTCGTCATAGCATGTCTCCAACAATGCACAATGAAGCCTTTGCACATCTGGGGCTGGACTATGTTTACCTAGCTTTTGAAGTCGATAACCAGGAACTGAAAGATGTTGTTCAGGGATTCCGGGCCCTAAAACTGCGCGGCTTTAATGTTTCAATGCCAAATAAAACCGAGATTTGTCAGTATCTGGACAATCTCTCTCCGGCTGCGCAACTGGTTGGTGCGGTCAACACTGTCGTTAACGATGACGGCATATTAACCGGCCACATCACCGATGGCACGGGCTATATGCGTGCACTGAAAGAAGCCAATATTGATGTTATCGGCAAAAAAATGACTGTCCTGGGTGCAGGAGGAGCTGCCACCGCAATTTGCGTACAGGCAGCACTGGACGGCGTGAAAGAAATTTCTATCTTCAACAAACGGGATAAATTTTTCCCGAATGCCGAGCAAACTGTGGCGAAGATCCGCAACAACACCGACTGCGAGATCCATCTGTTTGATCTCGACGATCATGACAAGTTGCGTGCAGAGATTGACTGCAGTGTGCTGCTCACCAATGCCACTGGCGTAGGTATGAAGCCGTTCGAAGGGCAAATGTTGCTGCCCGATGCCAGTTTCCTGCGCCCGGATCTGATCGTCTCTGATGTGGTGTACAACCCACGCAAAACCCATCTGTTGGAAGTCGCAGAGAACAGCGGTTGTCGCACTATTAACGGCCTGGGAATGATGCTCTGGCAAGGTGCTGCAGCTTTTGAAATCTGGACGGGTAAAGAAATGCCCGTTGATTATATTAAAAGCATTCTGTTCTAA
- the leuD gene encoding 3-isopropylmalate dehydratase small subunit: MAEKFIKHTGLVVPLDAANVDTDAIIPKQFLQKVTRTGFGAHLFNDWRFLDEKGQQPNPDFVLNFPQYQGASILLARENFGCGSSREHAPWALTDYGFKVVIAPSFADIFYGNSFNNQLLPVKLSDAEVDELFALVKANPGIHFDVDLEAQEVKVGEKTYRFTIDAFRRHCMMNGLDSIGLTLQHDDAIASYEAKQPAFMN; the protein is encoded by the coding sequence ATGGCAGAGAAATTTATCAAACACACAGGCCTGGTGGTTCCGCTGGATGCCGCCAATGTCGATACTGACGCAATCATCCCGAAACAGTTTTTGCAGAAAGTGACGCGCACTGGTTTTGGCGCGCATCTGTTTAATGACTGGCGTTTTCTGGATGAAAAAGGCCAACAGCCAAACCCGGACTTCGTACTGAACTTCCCGCAATATCAGGGCGCTTCCATTTTGCTGGCACGAGAAAACTTCGGCTGCGGTTCCTCGCGTGAGCATGCGCCGTGGGCATTGACCGATTACGGTTTTAAAGTGGTGATTGCACCGAGTTTTGCTGACATCTTCTACGGCAACAGCTTTAACAACCAGCTGCTGCCGGTGAAATTAAGCGATGCAGAAGTGGACGAACTGTTTGCGCTGGTGAAAGCCAATCCGGGGATTCATTTTGATGTGGACCTGGAAGCGCAAGAGGTGAAAGTGGGAGAGAAAACTTATCGCTTTACCATCGATGCCTTCCGCCGCCACTGCATGATGAACGGTCTGGACAGCATCGGCCTGACTCTGCAGCACGACGACGCAATTGCGTCTTATGAAGCAAAACAACCTGCGTTTATGAATTAA
- the leuL gene encoding leu operon leader peptide has translation MTHIVRFNGLLLLNASSLRGRLVSGIQN, from the coding sequence ATGACTCACATCGTTCGTTTTAACGGTCTACTACTACTAAACGCATCTTCTTTGCGCGGTAGACTGGTGAGCGGCATTCAGAATTAA
- the leuB gene encoding 3-isopropylmalate dehydrogenase, which translates to MSKNYHIAVLPGDGIGPEVMTQALKVLDAVRNRFAMRITTSHYDVGGAAIDNHGQPLPPVTVEGCEQADAVLFGSVGGPKWEHLPPDQQPERGALLPLRKHFKLFSNLRPAKLYQGLEAFCPLRADIAANGFDILCVRELTGGIYFGQPKGREGSGQYEKAFDTEVYHRFEIERIARIAFESARKRRHKVTSIDKANVLQSSILWREIVNEIATEYPDIELAHMYIDNATMQLIKDPSQFDVLLCSNLFGDILSDECAMITGSMGMLPSASLNEQGFGLYEPAGGSAPDIAGKNIANPIAQILSLALLLRYSLDADDAASAIERAINRALEEGIRTGDLARGAAAVSTDEMGDIIARYVAEGV; encoded by the coding sequence ATGTCGAAGAATTACCATATTGCCGTTTTACCCGGAGATGGGATCGGGCCGGAAGTGATGACCCAGGCACTGAAAGTGCTGGATGCCGTGCGTAACCGCTTTGCGATGCGTATCACCACCAGCCATTACGATGTAGGCGGCGCAGCCATTGATAACCACGGGCAGCCGCTGCCGCCTGTGACGGTTGAAGGTTGTGAGCAAGCCGATGCCGTGCTGTTTGGCTCGGTGGGCGGCCCGAAATGGGAACATTTGCCGCCAGACCAGCAACCAGAACGCGGCGCGCTGTTGCCTTTGCGTAAGCACTTCAAATTATTCAGCAACCTGCGTCCGGCAAAACTGTATCAGGGGCTGGAAGCATTCTGTCCGCTGCGTGCTGACATTGCCGCTAACGGCTTCGACATCCTGTGTGTGCGCGAACTGACCGGCGGCATCTATTTCGGTCAACCAAAAGGCCGCGAAGGTAGTGGACAATATGAAAAAGCGTTTGATACCGAGGTGTATCACCGTTTTGAGATCGAGCGCATTGCCCGTATCGCGTTTGAATCTGCCCGCAAGCGCCGTCACAAAGTCACCTCAATCGACAAAGCCAATGTGCTGCAATCCTCTATTTTATGGCGGGAGATTGTTAATGAGATCGCCACGGAATATCCGGACATCGAACTGGCGCATATGTACATCGACAACGCCACCATGCAGTTGATTAAAGATCCATCACAGTTTGACGTTCTGCTGTGCTCCAACTTGTTTGGCGACATTCTGTCTGATGAGTGCGCGATGATCACAGGCTCCATGGGCATGTTGCCTTCCGCCAGCCTGAACGAGCAAGGTTTTGGTCTGTATGAACCGGCGGGCGGCTCGGCACCCGATATCGCAGGCAAAAACATCGCCAACCCGATTGCACAAATTCTGTCGCTGGCGCTGCTGCTGCGTTACAGCCTGGATGCCGATGATGCGGCTTCCGCCATTGAACGCGCCATTAACCGCGCGTTAGAAGAAGGCATTCGCACCGGAGATTTAGCCCGTGGCGCTGCCGCCGTTAGTACCGATGAAATGGGCGATATCATTGCCCGCTATGTGGCAGAAGGGGTGTAA
- a CDS encoding FAD-dependent oxidoreductase, which translates to MSHYPHLFSPLTINGMTIKNRIIMPPMGTNLASLNGEVSQEQLDYYELRARGGTGLITIENICIDFPFASNGTTQLRIDNDQYIPGLFKLTETLHRHGACVAIQLNHAGASAYAYRLNGETPLSSSSTPSKKNGNTPRPMTHEEIYHAIDKFGEAAERVRRANFDCVEIHGGHSYLISQFLSPLFNKRDDEFGGSLENRARFLTLVVDKVRASVGPRFPVSLRISADDFLAGGNTLEDSLRILELCQDKVDIINVSAAQNDSLNLQIDQMSLEDGWKRYLSRAVRDKFHKPTVIAGNIRSPKVAEDIVASGDADLIAIGRGLIAEPEWVQKVQSGNERLMRKCISCNIGCADHRIARSRPLRCSINPDIIHGDAYKLRNVTRTTNVVVIGGGTAGMEAACTAAEVGCMTWLLEEKTHLGGLSCEISRLPEKTRIADFPLFMKNRLASLNNLMLQVGKRADVTSVAALHPDLIVNATGSVPLLPPIDSLQEHIDLADGNVFSITGMINNLDRFTKTQGKRIAVVGGGAVGLDVVEYFATRGANVTLIEMLDAPARDLDIITKNAMLNLLEEHRVEQHMQTQLMAVSADHFTVKNAQSTFDIPFDYGFICLGMRANRAGFDDIDRWARENNIKMMNIGDSVMARRIIDGVREGRSVLDTLEDMGALGKEFHF; encoded by the coding sequence ATGAGCCACTACCCCCATCTGTTCAGCCCGCTGACCATCAACGGAATGACCATCAAAAACCGGATAATCATGCCGCCAATGGGCACCAATCTGGCGAGTCTGAACGGTGAAGTATCGCAAGAGCAGCTTGATTACTATGAACTTCGTGCACGTGGCGGCACGGGCCTGATTACCATTGAGAATATCTGCATCGATTTCCCTTTTGCCTCCAACGGCACCACGCAATTACGTATCGATAACGATCAATATATTCCTGGTCTGTTTAAACTTACCGAAACCCTTCACCGCCACGGCGCGTGTGTCGCCATACAATTAAATCACGCTGGTGCTTCCGCTTATGCCTATCGTCTGAATGGTGAAACGCCGCTCTCCTCCTCCAGTACGCCATCGAAGAAAAACGGCAACACGCCGCGCCCGATGACTCATGAGGAGATCTATCACGCAATAGATAAATTTGGTGAAGCCGCTGAACGTGTGCGTCGCGCTAATTTTGATTGTGTGGAGATCCACGGTGGTCACTCCTATTTAATCAGCCAGTTTTTATCGCCGCTCTTTAATAAACGTGACGATGAATTTGGTGGCAGCCTGGAAAACCGAGCCCGCTTTTTAACCCTGGTGGTTGATAAAGTACGCGCCAGCGTAGGCCCACGCTTCCCTGTCAGCTTACGTATCAGTGCCGATGATTTCCTCGCAGGTGGCAACACGCTGGAGGACTCACTGCGTATTCTTGAACTCTGTCAGGATAAAGTGGATATCATCAACGTATCGGCAGCGCAAAACGACAGCCTGAATCTGCAAATCGACCAGATGTCACTGGAAGATGGCTGGAAGCGCTACCTTTCTCGTGCCGTGCGTGACAAATTCCATAAACCTACCGTTATCGCGGGTAATATTCGTTCTCCCAAAGTGGCTGAAGATATTGTGGCCAGCGGTGATGCAGACCTTATCGCCATTGGTCGTGGGCTGATTGCTGAACCGGAGTGGGTACAAAAAGTACAAAGTGGCAATGAACGGCTGATGCGTAAATGCATCTCCTGCAATATCGGTTGTGCCGATCACCGTATTGCCCGCTCGCGCCCTCTGCGTTGTTCCATTAACCCGGATATTATCCATGGCGACGCCTACAAGCTGCGTAACGTTACTCGTACTACCAACGTGGTTGTTATTGGCGGCGGTACGGCGGGAATGGAAGCCGCCTGTACAGCAGCTGAAGTCGGTTGCATGACCTGGCTTCTGGAAGAGAAAACACACCTCGGTGGTCTTTCCTGCGAAATATCCCGTCTGCCGGAAAAAACGCGTATTGCTGACTTCCCTCTGTTTATGAAAAACCGCCTCGCGTCACTCAACAACCTGATGTTACAGGTCGGTAAGCGTGCGGATGTCACCAGTGTGGCAGCATTGCATCCTGACTTAATTGTTAACGCCACCGGTTCGGTTCCTCTGTTACCGCCTATCGACAGTTTACAGGAACACATTGATCTCGCAGACGGTAACGTATTTTCCATTACCGGCATGATCAACAATCTCGACCGATTTACGAAGACGCAAGGCAAGCGTATCGCCGTTGTTGGCGGCGGTGCTGTAGGTCTGGACGTGGTCGAATATTTTGCTACCCGTGGCGCGAACGTAACACTTATTGAGATGCTGGACGCCCCGGCACGTGACCTCGATATCATCACCAAAAACGCCATGTTAAATCTGCTGGAAGAACATCGCGTAGAGCAGCATATGCAAACACAGCTAATGGCTGTTTCCGCTGATCATTTCACCGTTAAAAACGCACAAAGCACCTTCGATATCCCCTTTGATTACGGCTTTATCTGTTTAGGGATGCGAGCCAATCGGGCCGGATTTGACGACATCGACCGCTGGGCCAGAGAAAACAACATCAAAATGATGAATATAGGCGATAGTGTAATGGCGCGCCGGATTATTGATGGTGTGCGGGAAGGCCGCAGCGTACTGGATACCCTGGAAGATATGGGTGCCCTGGGAAAAGAATTTCATTTCTAA
- the leuO gene encoding transcriptional regulator LeuO, with protein sequence MPEVKFDQPSLSEIGRPQLRMVDLNLLTVFDAVMQEQNITRAAQTLGMSQPAVSNAVARLKVMFNDELFVRYGRGIQPTARAYQLFGSVRQALQLVQNELPGSGFEPASSERIFNLCVCSPLDNLLTSLVYNRINDIAPNIHVVFKSSLNQNTEHQLRYQEIEFVIGYEEFRRPEFSSVPLFNDEMVLVASKKHPTINGPLLENDVYQLQHAVVSLERFASFSQPWYDTTEKQGCIAYQGMALISVLNVVSQTHLVSIAPRWLAEEFAESLELQVLPLPLKLNSRTCYLSWHEAAGRDKGHQWMEELLVSVCRH encoded by the coding sequence ATGCCAGAGGTAAAATTTGATCAGCCAAGTCTTTCTGAGATAGGCAGACCACAGCTTCGCATGGTCGATCTGAATCTGTTAACCGTTTTTGATGCGGTGATGCAAGAGCAAAATATCACACGTGCCGCACAAACTCTGGGGATGTCACAGCCTGCGGTGAGTAACGCCGTGGCGCGCCTGAAAGTGATGTTTAATGATGAGTTGTTTGTCCGGTATGGTCGGGGGATCCAACCGACTGCTCGTGCGTATCAGTTGTTTGGTTCGGTAAGACAGGCTTTGCAATTAGTGCAGAATGAATTGCCCGGGTCTGGTTTCGAACCAGCCAGTAGCGAACGGATATTTAATCTTTGTGTTTGCAGTCCGCTGGACAATCTGCTGACCTCATTGGTTTATAATCGCATCAATGATATTGCCCCAAATATTCACGTTGTTTTTAAATCTTCTCTTAATCAAAACACTGAACACCAATTGCGTTATCAGGAAATCGAATTTGTCATTGGTTATGAAGAATTCCGCCGTCCTGAGTTTTCCAGCGTACCGTTATTTAATGATGAAATGGTGCTGGTTGCCAGCAAGAAACATCCGACGATTAATGGCCCGCTGTTGGAAAACGATGTTTATCAATTGCAGCACGCGGTTGTATCTCTGGAGCGTTTTGCTTCGTTCAGTCAACCCTGGTATGACACGACTGAAAAACAGGGCTGTATTGCTTATCAGGGAATGGCATTGATCAGTGTGTTGAATGTGGTTTCGCAAACCCATCTGGTTTCCATTGCGCCGCGATGGTTAGCCGAGGAGTTTGCTGAATCACTGGAATTACAAGTGCTTCCACTGCCTTTAAAACTGAATAGTAGAACATGTTATCTTTCGTGGCATGAAGCTGCCGGACGTGACAAAGGCCATCAATGGATGGAAGAGTTATTGGTCTCCGTCTGCCGCCATTAA